The genomic window attaagaatgtcacacgtcactttttaaatcaacagttttctaataataagcatttttataaagaaataacaattctatattgttatttactctttagtatgatgataaattatacaataaataattatgatcctagtttttgcacagggatcattagtgtaaacagtgacatggctgctgagcatcagtatgatgggatctgtaacaaccatatcacatccgtccactgccacattttgtgtttttgtgtcagctgttattgttttagatccacaatactaacatttatgaataagaggataattagcaatagtaagtatataagtttattactaataaagtactggtactgaccagatcatcatgggtaatgtcatgtccgtccaccagcaaaagttttcacatacacgtgctattccaaatccaatatttctgaaaatatagcttccactgttaaataatatcagtagtctgtgcacaagtgGATTAGCATtgtttcaacacagttctatgcatttcttacaactttgtttttttttttttttgacaaatatggccactcatttgaccccctaaataaATATGAGCCGATTTGTTCTTTGCCTTCTATGGGAGAATCCACTATTGAATCAGGAAACATTGAAAGTCACAATTAGAGCAAGTGAGATCAGTTTTGGTTAATtacagaataagaaaaaaaacaaacaacaaaaaacccacaattcACAGCGAGGAActacatttattgatcattatcTGTACCCTTTGGACCACACTGATGACAATTTGTTGTGTATGTATCATCTgaatcagtttgtttttcatatgTGTAGTTGTTTGTGTTGTATCTGACACCAAATGATATTTTGCAGAGTGGGGTGGAGGTTGTGAGAATGATATTAAAAGGTCAACTTACATAAATACAGGCAGCATAGtgattcattattatatatatatattttttttacaataacatgcATATTTGCATGGATGTCGTACCTGCAGGAGAAAACATTTGGAAGGACCTGCAGCACTGGTGCACAGTAAGAGGTATGGAACTCGATGGCACTTTGACAGTGACtgccactggaaaaaatgctttgttcttatatctgtatctgtatatatGAGctcaaaagatggaaaaaaaaacaaaatctaagTGGCATGATCACAATATATAACAAATATACAATAATAAACACATCAatagtaaaacacacacaaaaaaataaagagtaaaataTGACTTTTCAAAGCTCATTGTGCTTCTAAGTTCAAGTTAGTGTCAATTTCTtcacaataaaatagaataatttaccaaaaaatttttaaaataaaaataaccgcACTGATCCAACATTACAAGTTTAATAGTTTGACTCTAGATACTATATTTTCAGCTCTGTACAACACATCGTATTTCAAGTTTTGTGTATGCACACAGGAAGGCAGTTTGATTGTATCTAAAGCATCTGTGAAGGATGACAGACTGGAAACAGTGAGTGCAGCCAAACACAACAAGCCTGGTGTGGTTTTAATGGAAATATCTGCTTTCTTCTGCATTcttttaaagcagtgtttctcaaactagGGGGCGGCctccccgggggggggggggggggggggggggggtaatgggatcactcctgggtgttttgggggtttttttgtgttctttaggttacaacatgtagcaggtggaacaaATTTTTTAGCGTTGGAGGACCGTGGAATCATTTTAGGGACGCAccacaaacaaatctactgccatggtgatgtgtcaatagactagacaaagagtttaggcttggagaatggacaaagattggactggaaagaaaaaaaaaagaaaatatttgtgtttttgcacagttgtacagtttgcactttaatgttctgagatgtgcaatggaaacaggctcattccAGCCACtaattttgttaaaatgttcttatttgttaccaaaaatttgtttgttgttctaaaaaaaagtaacattattgTCATAGTtataagataattgtgcattttctattttttattggaaaaatattgtctcagtgaGTAGtcctgttgagtttatttgtattgttcactagaaaaaatcaaaatcttaccaagtgtatttttctcatttctagtcaaaatatctcatcacacttaaaataagacctaatcacctaaagagtaacttttcagtgagatatgagagcttatttttagacaatagatctagaaaatctcaattcaagaaatcttaccgagataattttcacttgttccattggcagattttttttttttgcttgaattaagcgaaaaaaaaagttgaattaataatattttgactagaaatgagaaaaatacactaggtaagatttagatttttgcagcgttcaaacaaaaatcgaagttattttttaatttgcacaacaaattattgacgaaaaaagcaaaaagtattgttatgatatttatgtttctttcaataaatgttaCAATTGCACCACTACTACAATGTTATTGgggttggggggttggggggtgggtttttttttttttttatcctccaaAGGGAGGcccacagaaaaagattgagaaccactgttttaatgtAACATTTCCACACCTTACTCCATCTTTGTTTTCAacagtcacacttttttttttttttaaatttatatctgTTGAAACAATTAGTGCTATTAAGTAATAATTACACTGGAACAGCAGGTGGAAGGCATGAAGAAGTGCCACATTTTTGTCTCATCTAGAAAGTAACATATCTGATCTAAATCAAtgtcctttttctgtttttcttccccTCCTTCTTTACTTTGCTTGTTCTGTCCGGTTGAATGTTCTTTTCATCGATGTATCTGGTCTATTCTATTGATCCTGTCTGAAGAATTACTCAAGGAGACAAGGTCACAGGATGAATGAGACAGAACAAAATGTCAGTGTGAAATCTACCCTTAAGGCCTGTTCCAATCGGCGTTGATTAAATTTGTTCTGACAATGCATGAAGTGTATCTGGTGAGACTTGTCTTGGCTTATTGTTGCagtttaacagtttgtttttaagcTGAAGCGATGGTGCATTTGTTATCGACAGTTCTCACTTTGCGCTGTGACGAACAACTGCGCTGCATATACGTCTACACACAGTATAGTATTCCACACGTACAGTACAAACACTCATCCTCTGGTGGACTTTTTCGGGACAAAGCAGAGATCGTGGATGTTGCGTTCAGTGGCTCTTTTGGTCATCTGAGAGATAGGTGAAAATCACAAAACAACAACATCTTCTACTCTACGTCCTCTAGCAATAACACTATCCTTTTTATGTTTCATTTaaggatttattttacaaaatctaaatcgtttttgttttttacaccatGAAACTACAGTGATGTTGTTCGGCGGctgttttttgtggtttgttttcttGTTAGCACTCAAATATAAGCGCTATATCAGATGatggtgattttttattttaatgtcattAAAAGTAGATTTATTCTGCATTTAAATCAtccccaaaaaaataaataattaaacttAGATATCAAAAGCAGAAAGTAAAGATATGAAACCAATACTACCAGTCATGTAAGCTGACCTTCAAAGAGAAAATATATACGCATAGTCACGGACACAGTCTGCACACCGATCAGTCCTCATACACACTTGACTTCACCCACATTCAAGTGAGTTGCTGTCAGGTTTCTGATTTTGGGGTCGATGGTTGGATGTTCTGGACTTTAGAGAGTGTGACTGGTACTTTCCCTTCCCCTGGTGTCGGTGCTCTCATGATAGGGGTACCTGCGACAAAAGCAGCATTGCTACGGTAAGTGTGATAttcacatcaaggttattatcattaatgaaaactaaggaaacgatgaaaactagaattgaaaaaatactttgaagaaaaactacaattaaaagaaaaaatgatgactaacaaactgtattgtgcgcttacaaaattttttaaaaacgtattaaaattatggattaaattcccttcgttttcgtctttgtcaatgtcagattgataaaaaaatcgatttatttcgcttgagcaatctTAGCtaatggcacttttttttttttctttttaaccctttcatgcatgaattacaataACTTTAattaagatttctttttttttttttttttttttttttttgagtgattttattcctctttaggctttaaaaaaaacaatgcgataatttttttttaattaagctatttttcatggagttgcaaaaatgtccactcagctggacaccatgcgtttaatttttgaagcaaagaaacatgtatttactgatatactgtgtgaaaactatgaaataaaaacattttaatgctgctaatctgatgttttctcacattttaacatactctaaaaaaaaaccaaaaaaacattttttttttgttaattacagtctaataacaatgacaaggaatggatttacactcaaacatgttagatcaggtttatcaagaacagcaaagttacagtaatgttattaattgtagtgtacgggatgatgcataaacgtccaatatgttggctgatatgaaactaaaacaacaaaatccatgaatatacaagagaacagctggagaataactgtccactggagtgaccactatgcatgaaagggttaacttatgttgtccagcatcataacagcagaatggtagtctggttgccttttggtgctgaacaaatttgctttgccaagggaaacttcataaagtatatgacgctccttttgatattctactgtctttattatgagttttgttgaaccacatttcaaccATACCGAacctgatggggggggggggggggggggcaaaaatgAAGAAGGTAGCAGAagaaactgggcagaagagaaagaaaaaaacaaaacaaacgaaacaaaatgaaataaaatacacaagacctattaaatgatgaatataagaaaagaaagcatgaagcTGACGGCACTttacggtccatcacttcttgtcacttgtttagagtcgtcttcttgttcccactctacctgccAACATGGAGgttaaagctgggagaaagcaccagagtcctgtatgtgatttatttgaatatgacggcgaggaagagaaaagatatgaaaaaactaaaactaaaaaaaaaaaaataggacccatggccctgtagcttaccagccaaattaaaagctttgggaaatgtatccagatgccatttattatcacccagttatgttcattacctccgccaaggaggttatgtttttgccagggtttgtttgtctgtctgtctgtttgtctgtccgttagtgtgcaacataactcaaaagttatggacagatttggatgaaattttcagggttgttggaaatgggataaggaagaaatgattaacttttgggggtgatctggaagaaatcctggattctggatcactttgaaattttcgttaacattgtggtaaatggggccaaaatttttgtttcccaatatctcgcttaattattgaccaaaactcatgaaatttaactcaggaattgacaatggggtcctctatcacatttcaaaggctgatccggatctgatccagaaggcggattttattttaaaaaataaatgtaggatttgtatcaccgattatgtggggaatttttgcgcttggtggaggtctgcgctctccgagtgcttttctagtttattatattacagaaatagcccatgttttggtcatattccaatcagatctgtaaaaaattccaattccaacttgatatcattgatacttactgatttattggatcaatccacttcctatctgttatgatgggaacatttttcaaagtcacaccaaatccagaatcagatccagatggaaataatttcaataccttgtgttgacatcgtcatacagaagctgtataccaagtttgaagtcaatcagaactgcagtttcagagaaaaagatgattgaattttttcccccataagagcccatgttaaattttccgtcagttcccggatccagaagaagatcctgatcagcatgtggacattatgttttggtcatctccccatcagggctggactgtagaaatttacaatggatatcatttatatttactgagttactgcatcgatccacttcctatctcatataatggggacatttttcaaagtcacaccaaatccagaatcagatccagatccaaataatttcactaacttttgctgacatcatcataaagaagctgtataccaagtttgaagtcaatcggaattgtagtttcggaaaagaagacgattgaaatttttgtaacggacaacagacgacgacggacgccacatgacgacaatagtttacagcttgtcggccagtaagctaactagcaaacctgctctaaaaactaattaaaatgaactgaattagagaaaaaaagtcaaaactctaatgaaaaatccaaaactattataacctttattcAGATATCTCAGAAACATTATCCAGAGCAACAAAAATACCACTTTCTGGACACGTACTGTATATTTGTTGTTAAAATGAAGGCAGCACACAATGGAATCTTACCAACTGTTGCCTGCAGATCTGCGAGCCTCTCCTTAAACTTCTGCTGCAGATATAGTTCCTCTTTGGAGTAGCTTTTGGCAAAGGCAGACAACAGAAGACCCACGGCCATGGAGGTGCCTCCcacacagaacagcacagccccGGTCAGCTTACAAACATCCAGCGCTTGGTTGAAACTAACTGCATGGCTGTGAAAAAAAAGTGCACAAATAGACGAAGAAggtaaatgatgtattttgtttAGAAAAAACTCCATTTATCACAGTCACGTCTCGGAAGCTTTGTGATGCAACTGCACGAAATACTATATGGACGGTAGATTGTAGAACTTTTaacccttttttaaaaaaatgatatttgtaCCTGTCAACGAAAAGGAGATCATCCTCGCCAAACGCCTCGATCCTAGCTGGAGTGGCATAACCCACCAAGACAACAACAAGTCCTGCAAACAAGATCAATGTTCCGAACGCGAGACAGACCTGGAAATGAAGAAAAGATACAGAGTAGAGAGTCCAACTTACATTTTACTGTAGAACAAAATGATCGCAGACTGAAAATACTtcaagaacagaatagaacactgAGGTATTTTCTGTTATAATATGATCAtgtatggaatagaatagaatagaatagaatagaatagaatagaatagaatagaatagaatagaatagaatagaatagaatagaatagaatagagcaaggttattattgggaacgaaaactaacgaaatgactaaaactagaattgtaaaaatattttcgttaactgaaataaataaaaactataattaaaagaaaaaaaatgataactgcctgacactgtattgtgtgcttacaaaactaactaaaacatataaaaattatggataaaattcccttcattttcgtctttgtcaaggttggattgatacgaaatcaatttatttccctcaagcaattttagctgctggcagtatatgatatttaacagtccgtcacttctcatcacttgtcgtttagagccgtcttctggtccccactctacctggaaacatggagactaaagttgggagaaagcagcagagtcctgtctgggatttatttcaatatgacggagaagaagagaaaagatgtaaagaaactaaaactaaactgaaactaagcatttagaaaataacgaaaactaataaaaacgatcaaatctgctctaaaaacaaattaaaactaactgaattagagaaaaaaagtcaaaactaaataaaactaaactataatgacaaatctaaaactattagaaccttggaatacaggagaatagaatagaatagaatagaatggaacggaacggaacggaacagaacagaatagaatagaatagaatagaatctttatttcatcacacataaacatgcaccacacactgaaatgtgccttctgcctttaacccatcactagatcatgtgtctcacacactgcatgctaggagcagtgggcttgccgtggcaggcacctggggagcaaacgggggggggggttaagtgccttgctcagggGCACATaagccaacaactctccaccagtcTAGGGAATCGAACTGGCAACCCTTCGGTCATAAGCCGACTCTCCAGCAAACTCTCCATCCATCTGCCACGGCTGCCCCCCCACGGCTGTATTTAGGGCAGGTAAGCAGTATGATCtggtttaacccaaaaagacccaaataaCCCCCGCCGACCAAATTCATCTaccatataaaatgtttaataactttagatccactaatcctatcaatccatctaaataattggtgtaaaatacagtttttcatcttttcatgctcagcagatatgacccatttggacgttcagaggctccgtagttagcatggaaacactgtcatcttctacaacattgattcaacagtaaaacccatggagtttaataaatgaaagtgaatggagacacttgttttatgttcagttaatgatagattttgctcaaaaggtccctttttcttcagttttctctgtttttgatataataaacaccaactttaatctgagctttaatgaacattcacatgatcagtaaattaaattaaagaaaatacctgatgttcactgaaaaaatgcaaaataatgaggataatgtcataataaatggctataaatcacttaagaaatgttaaatatagagaaaaaaaaattttttttcagaactgccaccaaagtagtactgggtctttatgggttaagattggaGTTAAACTCACCTTCCAGAGTAAAGAGCTCCACCTGCTCGGCGATCTCTGAATCTGAAAATCTTCGTCACGTTCCCAGATAGAAGCTGTGCATTcctcataaaactgtaaaattagaGAGATGtgtatgtttaatattttagCGACAGAGACACTGAAAACCATGAGACATCACAGTTTCATCCCAAAACTGTATGAGACAACACTGACTCATTCTTTCACTATGGTCCTGTAGGGTTTCATCTTTTTCTCGTGTGTGTACTTGTTTGTAcagatttatgtgtgtgtgtgtgtgtgtgtgtgtgtgtgtgttgtacctgATGCAGGTAGGATCGGACTCCATACTGCTGGCAGTTCCCGCTGGCTTGGGCTTGCTCACCATACTCTGATCCACAGATCTCTGAGCAAGTAGTCATCCTTCACATCTGTCTACCTGCTTGAGGACACACATGAGCACACGGTCACGCATGAATTCATGTTTGCACACTTGCGGTAAGAAACCACCCACACAGTTTATGGacaaacatttgttttttgttttaaccaGTACatgaccacatacacacacatatacatctaTACAGCATGTTCCTACACAGAAGACTGCAGCCTCAAGTACTTTTCCTGAACGTTATGTAACACTGTACTGAAGGCATGGTTGCTTCAGTACATTGAGATTAATGATGCATTCTTCTTGTCTGCTCTGATGAAATAAGGCATGAAATATCATATTGTGCCTCCTCTTTACAACCAATATTGTGATGCCCGACTTCAAATGGTGCTgaacaaaatgatctttttttcgTTTCCCTCTCAAACCCATTATTTTGTTCTGCAACAAAAACTCATAGTTTGTAGCCTCCTGtgggaatcattttgttttcctctttttattcctatctaTACACACCAATAATCACCTtcgaccaggtacaatgattacatgaGTCCCAGTTGCAGTTTGttgatcaagaataaatcacattatcgcAAAAATTTTAATCCAATTTTGTGGGAGGTGGTGTATATATCATGCATTTGACACTGATTTAGTTCATTAATAAATGtttatatatgtacaatacaataAGTTATGCATCCTGAAAGCAATGAACACaaccaataaaacaaaaacaaacttcagCTTTAGGAAATATTACTTCACACTTGGAATTCCCCCGATATCTGTTACAGATCTAGAGGCAGTTTATAGCCCAGTCCCTCAACATAAACACACAGTACAATGTTCAATGTTTCAACTTTTGTCAGCTCGCACTAAATCTCAACTGCTGTTCCTGTTGCAGCACAACTGAAATTACACTGGAGGATAGAAAGGGAATAAAACAACAGTTCTAGTGATGTAAGTGTGACTTTAGTTGATTAAATCTTATGTGGGGAGCCATTGTGTAAATCAGCGTGTGGCTTTGACATACAGAACTAATGCAGTTTTAAATACACTTAATGTGTACCCATGAGAACATCCTTTTATCCTTTGTGCTAAGTATCTCACATTGcatttgtgcatttgtaaattGCGTTAATCAATGGAAGCacttggaaaaaatcaaaattttatcaagtgtatttttcttatttctagttaaattatctcatcacacttaaaatgagacataatcacttaaagagtaacttgtaagtaagatataagaccttatttttagacaatagatctagaaaatgtTATCTCaagaaagataattttcactcgttccattggcagattttttttatgtttattttttttgcttgaattacgcaaaaaaaatcttgaattaaccctaacccttgaattaagcaaaataatcttgaattaagtaaaaaaaaaatcttccaatagAACAagcaaaattatcttggtaagatttcttgaaataagattttctagatctattgtctaaaaataagttcttatatctcacttgcaagttactctttaggtgattatgtcttatgttaggtgtgatgagatattttgactaaaaattagaaaaatacacttggcaagatttagattttttccagtatatTGGAATTAATTGATACAAAAAACCCTACGCAGGTTAATTCAGGTAAAAATCTATTTAACATGTGGTGTAAAGATTGAAAACATTAGGACACACTTGTGTTAGCAGACCACAGCTGATAAATCCCTTCTTCTGTCACATTGCTTTGATGGTAATAGGAACATTTCTATAAATTACAAAGCATGAATTCACACAGTGAAAAGTGGTAAAAGCCAggtctggagtcagataacataatATGGAAGATAGGAGTGAAATGCTCCATTAAGATGAGgaacattacattatgataatcATATTGCTGCTTAATTTGTACCTGCTGTGGACTCTCATGAATATCTGCTTTCCCCTGTTCTGTTACGAAGTCTGTCTATGCCTTCATCTGCATATATTcatacatttgcacatgtatttGCACACATTCTCTGGTTTCCGCTATGTACATATGAGAGTTTGTTTTTGGTTACTGTAATATAGTGagctactttaacccataaagacccaaacaaccaatcatctactgatatacaatgtttaataacttttaatccattaatcctatcaatcattgtaaataattggtgtaaaagacagtttttcatcttttcatggtcatcagatatgatccatttggatgttcagaggctctgtagttaccatggaaacagtgtcatcttctacaacattgattcaccagtaaaacccatggagttggatcaatgatagtgaatggagacattgggtttatgctcaattaatgataaatttgctgaaagagtaactttttcttcatttttctgtttctgatattaggATAattacctttaatctgagcttttatgaacatctacatgatcagtgaattaaatatgggaaaataccggatttttattgaagaaatgcaaaatacagaggataatattcaataaatgatgataaatcactaaatagagagaaaaaataatttgggaactgccacaaaagtagcgct from Sphaeramia orbicularis chromosome 16, fSphaOr1.1, whole genome shotgun sequence includes these protein-coding regions:
- the nrsn1 gene encoding neurensin-1; its protein translation is MTTCSEICGSEYGEQAQASGNCQQYGVRSYLHQFYEECTASIWERDEDFQIQRSPSRWSSLLWKVCLAFGTLILFAGLVVVLVGYATPARIEAFGEDDLLFVDSHAVSFNQALDVCKLTGAVLFCVGGTSMAVGLLLSAFAKSYSKEELYLQQKFKERLADLQATVGTPIMRAPTPGEGKVPVTLSKVQNIQPSTPKSET